Proteins encoded together in one bacterium window:
- a CDS encoding zinc-ribbon domain-containing protein, producing MHITCTDCGNVYTLADATVPRRRLRVRCPACGRGLHVDGTVRARFREPPRPDDRRGWAQRLARALVSDILVYHRERHDAALAEGRLLVEFASELGEAWEAYKFQLGDDDACARHFREAVNEILAGGEILLEPRDDER from the coding sequence ATGCACATCACCTGTACGGACTGCGGCAACGTCTACACACTCGCCGACGCGACCGTGCCGCGCCGCCGTCTGCGCGTGCGCTGTCCCGCCTGCGGCCGGGGCCTGCACGTCGACGGGACCGTCCGGGCCAGGTTCCGCGAACCGCCGCGGCCCGATGACCGCCGCGGCTGGGCACAGCGCCTGGCCCGGGCCCTTGTCTCGGACATCCTCGTCTACCATCGCGAGCGGCACGACGCGGCTCTCGCCGAGGGCCGCCTCCTGGTGGAGTTCGCGTCCGAGTTGGGGGAGGCCTGGGAAGCGTACAAGTTCCAGCTGGGGGACGACGACGCCTGCGCGCGCCACTTCCGCGAGGCGGTCAACGAGATCCTCGCCGGCGGCGAGATCCTGCTGGAACCGCGCGACGATGAGCGGTAG